The Burkholderiales bacterium genome includes a window with the following:
- a CDS encoding potassium channel family protein, whose amino-acid sequence MPLDYAAPIPAPPSASIVLIVLRRLRAPLIALVVIYVASIVGLTVVPGVDAAGKPSSPMSFFHAFYFMSYTATTIGFGEIPMPFSDAQRLWVTLCIYLSVVGWTYAILTLLALFQDRAFADALARARFGRRVRRLGEPFYIVCGCGETGQLITRALDRRGTRFVVVELKEARISELELEDFRTDTPALVGDVRRPQNLVLAGINHPQCRGVVALTDDEEANLAVAMTSRLLSPRLQVLARVHTPETAQNLVAIGTHHIIDPFQKFAEYLVLAMREPGCYRLLDWLTGTPGTNLRSEYAPPRGEWVVCGYGRCGKAVVRELDRERVSVTIVEPAAAGASDRRIVAGRGTEQAVLKAAGIETAEGLVASTDDDSVNLAIAVAARALNPRLFMVLRQNLAENRVLFDRFKADLVMVSSEIIAHECFAILTTPLLPLFLAVVKNQPDAWADQTIARLRARLGDEVPVIWDVRITPRDALAVHDALTRAGQSMRLGDLLRDSTDRDRRLASCALICVRASETIVLPEEAADVRVGDEYLFAGTSEARALQELTLRNANVLEYVRAGREVRGWFWRKIASRG is encoded by the coding sequence ATGCCCCTAGACTACGCGGCTCCTATTCCGGCCCCGCCATCGGCAAGCATCGTTCTGATCGTGCTTCGTCGGCTGCGCGCGCCGCTCATCGCGCTGGTCGTTATTTATGTCGCATCGATCGTAGGGCTCACCGTCGTGCCGGGCGTGGACGCGGCTGGCAAGCCGTCATCGCCGATGAGTTTCTTTCACGCGTTCTATTTCATGAGTTACACCGCGACTACGATCGGCTTCGGGGAGATCCCAATGCCGTTCAGCGATGCACAGCGCCTGTGGGTGACGCTCTGCATCTATCTTTCGGTAGTGGGCTGGACCTATGCGATCCTCACGCTTCTCGCTTTGTTTCAGGACCGCGCATTTGCGGATGCGCTCGCCCGTGCTCGGTTCGGCCGCCGTGTGCGACGGCTCGGCGAACCGTTCTACATCGTTTGCGGATGCGGCGAGACAGGGCAGCTGATTACGCGCGCGCTCGATCGCCGCGGCACTCGTTTCGTCGTAGTCGAGCTGAAGGAGGCTCGGATCAGCGAGCTCGAGCTCGAGGATTTCCGTACCGACACTCCCGCGCTCGTCGGCGACGTACGTCGCCCGCAGAATCTCGTTCTTGCCGGCATCAATCACCCGCAATGCCGCGGGGTCGTGGCGCTTACCGATGACGAGGAAGCCAATCTCGCAGTCGCCATGACGAGCCGGTTGCTGAGTCCCAGGCTTCAGGTGCTGGCGCGTGTCCACACGCCAGAGACGGCGCAGAACCTGGTTGCGATCGGCACCCATCACATCATCGACCCGTTCCAGAAGTTCGCGGAGTATCTGGTGTTGGCCATGCGTGAGCCCGGCTGCTATCGCTTGCTCGACTGGTTGACCGGCACGCCCGGAACCAATCTGCGATCGGAATACGCGCCGCCGCGCGGTGAATGGGTGGTTTGCGGCTACGGCCGGTGTGGCAAAGCGGTCGTGCGCGAACTCGATCGGGAGCGTGTCTCGGTCACAATCGTGGAGCCCGCCGCCGCCGGTGCGAGCGACCGGCGTATCGTCGCCGGCCGCGGTACGGAACAGGCGGTACTAAAGGCTGCCGGAATCGAAACCGCCGAGGGGCTCGTCGCCAGTACCGACGATGACTCTGTAAATCTTGCGATTGCCGTTGCGGCACGCGCCCTCAATCCGCGGCTATTCATGGTGCTGCGGCAAAACTTGGCGGAAAACCGCGTCTTATTCGATCGCTTCAAGGCCGACTTGGTGATGGTGTCGAGCGAGATCATCGCGCACGAATGTTTTGCGATTTTGACTACACCACTTCTGCCGCTATTCCTGGCGGTGGTGAAGAATCAACCGGATGCGTGGGCGGACCAAACCATCGCTCGGTTGCGGGCACGGCTCGGCGACGAAGTGCCGGTCATATGGGACGTGCGCATCACGCCGCGCGATGCGCTCGCTGTACATGACGCGTTAACGCGCGCCGGACAATCGATGAGGCTCGGTGATTTGCTGCGTGATTCGACTGACCGAGATCGGAGGCTCGCCAGCTGTGCGCTGATATGCGTGCGCGCGAGTGAGACTATAGTTCTGCCCGAGGAAGCCGCCGACGTGCGGGTCGGCGACGAGTATCTCTTTGCCGGCACTAGCGAAGCGCGCGCGTTGCAAGAGCTTACGCTCCGCAACGCCAATGTCCTGGAGTATGTCCGCGCCGGCCGCGAGGTGCGAGGTTGGTTTTGGCGGAAGATTGCGAGCAGAGGTTGA